Within the Clostridium scatologenes genome, the region CGCTTAATACTGATGAAGTTCTAAAAGCGGTAGGTATGCTTGATAAAAAATACAGATTTCCAAGAGAATTAAGCGGTGGTGAACAGCAAAGAGTCTCTATTGCAAGAGCAATAGTTAAAAATCCAAAGCTTTTACTATGCGATGAACCAACTGGTGCCCTTGATTTTTCAACCTCCAGGGACATATTAAAGCTTCTTCAGAGAATTAACAAGGATTTTGGTTCAACCATACTTATGATAACACATAATAATGCAATCAGTTCTATGGCAAATAGAATCTATAGAGTAAGAAGTGGAGAAATTATAGATAGTGTAGTTAACAAAGAGGTTATTCCTGCAGAAAGGATTGAGTGGTAATGATTATAAATAAAAAAATTAAGAGAACTATACTAGAAAGCAAATCTCAATATCTTGGTTCCTTACTGCTTATCATTTTTAGCTGTTTACTTTTTACAATGTTTAATTTGGTTTCTGTAAATTTATCAGGATTATTATCTTCTTTTGAAAAAGACTATAAGCAAGAAGATGCAACCTTTATGACAAGCAAAAAGTTAGACAATCCGGAATCCTTAGAAGCAAGGTTTAATATGATTCTGGAGGAAGGAAAATCCTTTGACTATTCCATATCAGAACATAAAACCTTAAGAATCTTTAGAGAAAATACCAAGGTTAACATACCTGCAATAATTGAAGGTAAAAATTTAAGTAATGGTGGTATACTTATTGATCCATCCTATGCAAAAGCTAATAAGTTAGATATTGGTGACAGTATAAAGCTATATAATCAAAATTTTACTATTTCTGGTTTTATGTCTATGCCAAATTATATATACCCTCTAAAATCAGAGTCAGATATTATGAATGATCCAAATAGCTTTGGTATTGCAGTAATTGATAAATATGATTTTAATAATATAAACAGAGGAAATAGCTTTTACGCTGTGAGGTTTAACGGCGATAGAAGTAATTTAGGCAAAAAAACATCTGAGCTTAAGGATTACCTAGGGAGCAAAAATATTGTCATTTTAAGCTGGATGAACGTAACTGATAATCCAAGAGTGACTTATATGACTGCAAAACTTTCTGGAATTGATAAGATGAGTTCCTCTATGCCCATAAGTATACTAATCCTTACCTGTATTCTAACTGGCATAATAATGCTAAGAATGTTAAAAAGAGAAGCTGCTATTATAGGAACTCTTTATGCACTAGGTTATAGAAAAAGAGAAATTATGAAGCATTATCTTATGTATCCTTTACTTATCTCATTGTTAGGTGGTATACTTGGAACTATGCTCGGTATAATAACCTTAAAACCCATGATTTCCTATTATGTATCCTACTTTAATATACCTGTAAGTTCTTTACGCTTTGATATAGCTTATTTGATAATGAGTATTCTGCTTCCTATAGTCTTTTTGATTGTTTGCAGCTATTTTATAGTAAACAAATCACTTAAAGCTTCACCAGTTGAGCTTATGAGAGGTGGCAGAGAAAAGAATAAGGTTGGCTTTATAGAAAAAAATATAAAACTTGATAAATTAGGCTTTAATACTAAATTTCAAATAAGAGAATTACTTAGAAGCATACCAAGAAGTATATTTCTTATGCTTGGCATTATTATGGCAACTATGCTGCTTTTAATGGGTTTTACAGCAAAAAGTTCTTTGGATTATCTTATGAAAAATTCCTTTAGTGAAGCCTTTAAATACAACTATCAGTATGTTTTCAATTCTGTACAAAATGGCAAACCAGAGAAAGGAGAAGCCTTCTCTGAAGTACCCTTTGCACTTAAATCAGATAACAATCTAACTTTTACGGTATATGGAGTAAGTTCTGATTCTAAGTATATTTACTTTAAAAACAAAGCAGGAAATCTACTAAATTCAGATAAAGTTATTATAACAAGACCTCTAGCTGATAAGCTTAACATAAATTCAAAGGATACCATTAAAGCTGTTAACAGGCTTGATTCAAAAGAATACAGTATAACTATTGATGATATTGCTGAAACCTATGTAGGCAGCTATATTTATATACCTCTTGATAAGCTTAATGCCATGCTTAAGTTTCCTCCTGGCAGCTATACTGGGCTTTGGAGTACAGAAAGATTGTCCATTCCAGAAAACAAACTGCTGGCTTTTGTAACAGTTGATGATATGAGAAATGCCTTTAACACAATGACAAAGCCACTTCAGGCTGTTGTAGGTAGTATAGCTTTTATGTCCTTTATAATTGGACTTATAGTAATATATGTTGTCACTGCTCTTACAATAGAGGAAAACAAAGATAATATATCTCTTATGAAGGTTCTAGGCTACAAAAATAAGGAGGTTTATTCTCTAATTTTAAATAGTTCCTCCTTTATAGTTGTACTGGGCTATATTCTTGGAGTACCACTGCTTCTTGCTTCCATGAATGCTCTCTTTAAATCAATGACCAAAGATATGAATGTATCCTTTCCAGTAACTATAAATTACATTTATGTTATAATTGGTTTTATTATTATATATTTAACCTATGAGCTATCAAATTTATTAAGCAGGAAAAAAATAAATAAAATTTCTATGGCTGAAGCTTTAAAATCCCGAATAGAATAAGCTAAATTGGATGACATAGTACTATCCAAACGGAAGTATAATCAAAGCAAACCTCTTGCTAATTGAAAATACTTCCGTCATGCATATTATACTTATAATTTTGTCTAATTAATTTTTAGAACTTTCACTCACAACTATTTTTCTAATAATGAATTTACTGTACTACTTTTTATTGAACCTTCCCCTCCTAATACAATTACATTAGTTATTTTTTGCTTATTCAATAACTGCTTTTGTCTGCTTACATCGTTGTTATCTACAAGTAAAACACTGGAATTTTTTCTTGCAGCTAAAACTGATCCACTTAAAGCATCTGGAAAGTTCAATCCTGAAGCTATAGTTATAATATTTGTATTTAAATTAAACTTTTCCGCTATAAGTGTTGATGTTTCATACCTATCTTGTCCCCCTAATCTTATTATATTTATATTTCCATTCAAATTCTTAATTTGTGTTTCAATATTAGCACTTATTACTCCAGTTCCTCCCACAACATATATAGTTGATGGTTGTATGCTAGTTATATAGTTACCAACGTTAGCCATTAAATTATCTTTATCATTTATTAATATTGGATAACCCTTTATACTAGCTATACTTGATATACTAAGTGCATCTGCAAAGTTATTCCCACTAGTAATAACAATAGGAGTACCTTTATCTACATTAAGGTTGTCTACAATTTTTTTATTTGTTTCATATCTATCCTTTCCACCAATCCTAATTAGATTATAGCCTTGCGCAGTCATATAATTGAATATTTCCTGAGAAACAGAAGCAGTACCTCCTAATGCATAAATCTTTTTATCCTTGCTTAAGTTATTAGCAATATAATCAAATACAGCTTTGCTGTCATTTACAGAATTTCCAACTAACAATATTGGTGCATTATTTTTATAAGCTAATCCTGAACCACCTAATGCATCTGGAAAATCATTCCCTGATGCTAACACTACTGCATCTGGCTGTTTGCTGCTAAATTGTTCCTTTGCAATAGCTATAGATGTAGCCATTCTATCAGCACCTGATATTCTTTGAAAATTTGCTGTTGGTGAAGGAACTTTAGAACTGTCTGATGAATCCCTACCACCTGATGAACCTCCTGAAAACGAAAATGCTTGTTGATATGGAGCTGTTACTTCCTCTCCACCTATTTTGGCATTATAACTTCCACTTACTGCATTATTAGATTTAAATGTAAAAATAAATTTGCCATTTTCAGAGCTAACAGTTTGACCAATATAATCTATTGAACCATTTGGATCTAATACCTGTATAGTGACATTCTTCCCACTACCTGAAGTAATACTTCCTTGTATTGTTACTTGATTAGTAGATATATTTGTATTAATTGTTACATTATTTATAGGATTTGCTTCAGAAGCATATACCCTTACTAATGGTCTTGCCATTGTAAGACTAGAAAATATCATAGCGCTCATAATAGCAGCAAGTACTTTATTTTTTACTCTTTTCATTTTTTCCACCTCATTTTCTATATTAATTATGGTAACGTAACCATATTGGATATTGGCTGCATAGCTGAAGATGATAAATCAGTTCCATCCCACACAAATACTTTTACTTTATAATTAGTTGTATCAGATGGTAATTTAAACCCTGCATCTAAGCTCTCTGTAGCACCTGCTGATATGATTTTAGATATAAACGATACATTTACCATCTTATCATTTCCATCATAAAGTCCTACAATGGCTAACACTGATTTAGTAAAACCCTTGTTATTAGTAACAGTAGTTTTGGCATCTAAAATCTTCCCTGGTTGTAAACTAGTTAAATTAAAAGTAGAATTTACTACAAAATTATCTATTGAAACATCACTTGAATGTTCATTTACCTTCCATTGTATTATTCCGGATGATTGCTCCGTACCACCCTGATCTTTACCTGCCCATACATTTAATCTTAGCTTTGTTGTAGTAACTGTTTTAAATTCACAAGTATTGTACTTATCTGGTTCTACTCCATATTTTAACTGATGATACTGGTTTACAGGTTCTACATCTTTCCAAGTAGAAGTAGCTGCATCAAAGTATTGAAGATTCCACTTGCTTGGAAGCTGAATTCCACCATCATCAGTAAACCAATATACATCTGAACTGCTTATTGTATAGGCCTTGTCAAAATCATACTGTACCCACTGCTTACCATGCTTATCCCAATTACCATATACATTATTAGATCTATCATGGGAATCTTTTGGTTCACATTGGTTGTTAATAGCATCCAAATGTTCCCATGATGAACAATATGATGTGGAAGCTTTAGCTTTACTTGCTATGGTTGGTGCCACATAAGGTGGTTCAGTATCCATAACCCACACTACCATGGAAGTACCGCCATCTTTTACATTATTCCATGCATAATAAGGTATAGCTGTAAAATCAGTAGTTTTGTAATCATTAGGTTTTCCTGCTTGTGCTGTTCCCTTTATAACTGTTACTCCATTTAATAAGTCAGGTTTATATTCAGAAGTAAGCTTTACATCTTTTTTAATAACATAATTATTTACATCTATATTATTGTTCTCTGTACCTTCAAGACAATAAACCAGTGGCCCCCTTTGAAAAGCTACTCTTCCCTCATCTACTGCTACTCTGGAATCTGCTTTAATTCTTTGAATATCCATAGGAAGATTTAATGTAACCTTATCTCCTGCTTTCCAGATTCTATTTATTGTTACATATCCTTTGTCCAAAGTTTTATCAACATCTTGTCCATTAACTTTTACAGTATAATTTCCTGCTGTTTCCCAGCCTGGTATTCTAAGCTTAACTGGAAAAGAAGCAGCTGCAGTAGGATCAATACTTAAAGTAATATTTCCATCCCATGGATAATTTGAAGTTTGTTTAATTTTAACCTTGCTCGCTTTAACATCTATAGTTGTTTCACTTCCAATATAAAGATTTACATAAACATTATCATCTTTTTGAGCATATATATTTCCTCCTATGGATGCTATAGTTCTCATAAGGTTAGGAGGACAACATGCACAACTAAACCAATCAGATCTTCTGGAACTAACACTAGTTTGCAGAGGATTACTATAAGTGAATTCATCACCTTTTAAATTAACACCTACTAGAGTTCCGTTATATAGTGTTTTTTCTAAGATATCTACATACTCACCATCACCATATATAGAATTCATTTCTTTATTAAATTGCCCATTTGCCAAGCTAGCACAGGTTTCAAGATAGGAGGTCTGATTAGGGTGATCATAGTCCTTTCCTAAAGCTTCTCCACTACCAGTATTACCAATTCCCCCAGTAACATACATTTTGGCATTTGTTAGGTTGTCCCAAAGCTTGTCAAGCACACTTAAATATGACTGGTCCTTATTAATCTTTGCCACATCTGCCATACCTGTAAACAAAAATGCAGCTCTAACAGCGTGGGCACCATCTGGTGCTTTTGTCAAATCAGTAACAGGCTGAACGTCTATTGAATATTCATCTCCATTATATCCACTTGTTCTCTTGTCTTTATCCTTACCACGTTCATCTATAAAGAATTTTGCTAGCTTCCAATACTTATCCCCAGTTCCTTTTCCGCTAATTTCATCTGTAAGCTGTGATAAGTAAACAAGTGCTTTTTCAACTTCTGGATGCCCTGGAACTTCAGTACGTTTAGGAGAAGGTCCAAAGGTATTATCAAGTAAATCTGCCAGCTTAATGGCTACATTGTATAATCTTTTATCCCCTGTAGCACGATAATTAGCCACAGCACATTCTATAAAGTGTCCCATACAATATAATTCATGATTCGAAAAGTTTGTAAATCTATCTTTTATAGTAAACTTGTTTCCTTGATTATCTGAATATCCAGCCGAATATAAAGTATCTAAGTATCCATCCTTTTCCTGAGCTGCTTCTACTAATGAAATCCATTCATTTAATTTAGCCTTAAATTCTGCTTGTTTAGCAATTATCTCCTGATCTCCTTGGGAGTCCATAGCAATAGCATTTGACATTGCTTCCATCATTTTATATAGGTCTGAATCTTGAAATACCATTCCATTACCCTTTCCAAAATCAGCAAGCCCAATAACCTCACCATGTGCTTCTCCTCTTACTGCTTTTCCTGCCTCCACAAAGTTTGGAATAGTTGTTTGAGTTACTTTATCAATACCATGAGGAATTGAAACCACAATGTTAGTTTTTATTCTTGAGGACCAAAAATTGTCATTAATTTTTACATTTTGGAAAGGTACATAATTAATTAAACCATTACTATAAGTTTGGTTCACTCCAGCTGTTATAGATATATTTTTCCCTCCATCTATTCCTACTGCACTTACATTAAAAGGAATTGATGAAAAAAGAAACATTCCAGAAACTATTATTGATATAATTTTCTTCTTATTCAAATTAAATATCCCCCTTAATTTTTTATATTTTAAAGCTTGTACATAAATATTGCTTAAAGTCAAGTACATTGATTGATTGTCTTTTTAAGGATATCAACTAATCCTCCTACTTATTTACTATGAAATAAGCATGATAAGCACAATCAGAAGCTTTATACTCTGGCACTAAAGTTATACCATTAGTATTAAAAGTCAAAGGATCATCAGTAGGTGCAATGGACTTGGAAATATCCATAGAATCTAAATTAAGCTTTATCCAATCAGTACTATCGCTCTTACCTACCATTACTAATGGTCCATACATAATACTAGCTTTAGTAGGATCATCAGGAGTTCTCTCTAATCTAAAACTAAATGGCATTGAAATATCAATCTTATCACCTTTAGCCCAAACTCTACTTAAAGTTATATAACTACCTGGAGCTGCAGCAATTTTTTGCTGGATACCATTTATTTTTACAGTGTATCCCTTTTGTACCCAGTAAGGCACACGAAGTTTAATGTCTAATTGTCCTTCACCATCAACAGTGATAGTTGTACCTTGATTAGTTAAATAATCTCCTGTTTGAGAAATCTTAAAGCCTTTTTCTTGAAAATCTAATGTTGAAGGTATATATAAATTAACATAAAGGGTAGATTTGTCTTCTGATTTAAAATAAATAGAATCTCCATACTTAACGTGATTTTCCATACCTGTTCCATGGCAGCAAGAAAATCCATCCGTATCATATCCTCTTTGTTCACCAGGTCCTAATGGAGTAAAATAACAAGAGCCACCAGTTCCAGAACTTGGGTCCTGGCTGCCTAAAATGTTATTATAAAGAGCCCTTTCATAGTAGTCCATATATTTTGCATCTGTATTATGCAAAAATAAATTTCTAGTTAGCTTAAGCATATTATAAGTAGCGCAAGTTTCTGCATCTTTATCATCAATAAATTCAGCTATTTTATCTGCATCCTTAAACATTTCTCCTTCTCCAGTGCCACCAATACTATAAATATGATGTCCAGTAACCATATTCCAGAAATTGCTGGCTATATTATAGTAATTAGGATCTTTATTTTCATCAAATATCTGTAAAGCTCCTATAATTTGAGGAATATGTTGATTAGCGTGCATTCCACCTAAAGTATCCTTATTATTGGCCATAGGTATAAACAATTTTGGGTTATCAAAATATTTAGCTGTAGTCAAATATTTTTCATCGCCAGTTATGGCATATAGCTTTGCCATTACTTCATTCATTCCACCAAATTCTCCTGCAATATACATGCCCCACATTTTTTGAAGCTGATCTTTAGGTAATTTACTCAATCTTCCATAAACCCAATCTCCCATTTTTTTAGCAATTTGTAAAGCTTGAGCATTTCCTCCAAATTGATAACAATCAACTAACCCTGCCATAATTTTATGCAAAGTATAATAAGGTGCCCAGATTGTTGGATATGTTGTATATTGTTCTAATTTTATAAATTGATCTTCAGAATATCCACTTAAAAACCCTGGACTGTACTTAACAGACATAGCATCTTGACATTTTTTAAGTTCATCAATCATATAATCAATTTTGTTTTTAAATTTAACGTCTCCAGAACTAGCATAGGCTAAAGCTAAAGCAGATAGATAATGACCTGTTGAATGACCACGTAAATTACAATCTGGTGCATCCCATCCTGTTAAAGGCTGTGCTCCTTTAAGGTCAAGCCCTGCTGCACTGCGGAAATTGTAGAGCATTTGATCATCATTAACTGATAGCAAATAGGTATAATCTTTATCTCTATGATCAGTAAATATACTTGACTGCAAAGTTACCTTACCTAGGTCAAAATCTTTAGCTGCTAAACTTGAAACAACGGTGGAATCTGTTGTAAGCTCACTTACTCTTGATAAGGGCTGCATATTGGTGTCATTTAAATTAGTTCCACCCCATACAAACGCTTTTGCTTTATAACCATTTATATCCTCTGGCAGTTTAAAACCTGCATCCAAATCTTCCGAACCTTCAGGTTTTATCTCCTTTGAAATATAGGATATATTTTTCATAGTGTCGTCTTTATCAAATAGCCCCACAATTACTAACACTTGTGTACTATTAACATCAGCATTAGTAGCCTTTACACTTGCTGTTAACATTTTACCAGCCTGTAGCTTGTCCATATTAAATTTAGTTTTAACAGTAAATGGACTTACTCTTACATTTGCAACAGCTTTTATAGTTGTTCCTTCTACAGTTCCTTCTACTTTAAAGCTTCCTGTCGCAGCATATTTGGATGCGTCTACATTCTCCCAGGTAACATTTGCTAAACCTACAGATTTATCATCCTTTGTAACTGTAACCACAGTTGGAAGCTCTGGTGCTGTTCCTAAAGAAGTTTCCAAATCAATGTCAGGAATACTTATAATCTTTGATTCTTTTGTCTTCTGAACCACAGTAGCATCAAATTCTCTAGTATCCTTTACTGAACCTTTACTTATAGTGGCTATTAATACAACGTTTACATTACCGCTGCCAGATTCTGGTCTTGTAACTTTTCCATCATTGGTTATAACACTTGTATTCTTTGATTTCCAAGTGATTGTTGAACCATTGGCACCTGCTATTGGTAATTTTAAATCTGAATCTATGGTAAATATATTTCCTATATAAATAGCTTCTTTATCTTTCTTTACACATTCTTCATCTGACAAACCTGCTTTAACAATAACATTAAATTCCCTAGTATCACTTTCACTTCCCCTAGTTATAGTTGCTGTAAGCTTTACTTTAACATCTGGCTGTCCTGATAATGGAGGTGTTACCTTACCTGTATTACTAATAA harbors:
- a CDS encoding ABC transporter ATP-binding protein, whose product is MFLIVENLKKSYKTTDVTTTVLNGVGMNLDKGEIGVILGPSGSGKSTLLNIIGGIDKCDFGTVLVDNLEITKLNDTELTDYRRKNVGFIFQFYNLIPNLTAGENIEVVSNISSSPLNTDEVLKAVGMLDKKYRFPRELSGGEQQRVSIARAIVKNPKLLLCDEPTGALDFSTSRDILKLLQRINKDFGSTILMITHNNAISSMANRIYRVRSGEIIDSVVNKEVIPAERIEW
- a CDS encoding ABC transporter permease, whose product is MIINKKIKRTILESKSQYLGSLLLIIFSCLLFTMFNLVSVNLSGLLSSFEKDYKQEDATFMTSKKLDNPESLEARFNMILEEGKSFDYSISEHKTLRIFRENTKVNIPAIIEGKNLSNGGILIDPSYAKANKLDIGDSIKLYNQNFTISGFMSMPNYIYPLKSESDIMNDPNSFGIAVIDKYDFNNINRGNSFYAVRFNGDRSNLGKKTSELKDYLGSKNIVILSWMNVTDNPRVTYMTAKLSGIDKMSSSMPISILILTCILTGIIMLRMLKREAAIIGTLYALGYRKREIMKHYLMYPLLISLLGGILGTMLGIITLKPMISYYVSYFNIPVSSLRFDIAYLIMSILLPIVFLIVCSYFIVNKSLKASPVELMRGGREKNKVGFIEKNIKLDKLGFNTKFQIRELLRSIPRSIFLMLGIIMATMLLLMGFTAKSSLDYLMKNSFSEAFKYNYQYVFNSVQNGKPEKGEAFSEVPFALKSDNNLTFTVYGVSSDSKYIYFKNKAGNLLNSDKVIITRPLADKLNINSKDTIKAVNRLDSKEYSITIDDIAETYVGSYIYIPLDKLNAMLKFPPGSYTGLWSTERLSIPENKLLAFVTVDDMRNAFNTMTKPLQAVVGSIAFMSFIIGLIVIYVVTALTIEENKDNISLMKVLGYKNKEVYSLILNSSSFIVVLGYILGVPLLLASMNALFKSMTKDMNVSFPVTINYIYVIIGFIIIYLTYELSNLLSRKKINKISMAEALKSRIE
- a CDS encoding cell wall-binding repeat-containing protein → MKRVKNKVLAAIMSAMIFSSLTMARPLVRVYASEANPINNVTINTNISTNQVTIQGSITSGSGKNVTIQVLDPNGSIDYIGQTVSSENGKFIFTFKSNNAVSGSYNAKIGGEEVTAPYQQAFSFSGGSSGGRDSSDSSKVPSPTANFQRISGADRMATSIAIAKEQFSSKQPDAVVLASGNDFPDALGGSGLAYKNNAPILLVGNSVNDSKAVFDYIANNLSKDKKIYALGGTASVSQEIFNYMTAQGYNLIRIGGKDRYETNKKIVDNLNVDKGTPIVITSGNNFADALSISSIASIKGYPILINDKDNLMANVGNYITSIQPSTIYVVGGTGVISANIETQIKNLNGNINIIRLGGQDRYETSTLIAEKFNLNTNIITIASGLNFPDALSGSVLAARKNSSVLLVDNNDVSRQKQLLNKQKITNVIVLGGEGSIKSSTVNSLLEK
- a CDS encoding glycoside hydrolase family 127 protein, with protein sequence MNKKKIISIIVSGMFLFSSIPFNVSAVGIDGGKNISITAGVNQTYSNGLINYVPFQNVKINDNFWSSRIKTNIVVSIPHGIDKVTQTTIPNFVEAGKAVRGEAHGEVIGLADFGKGNGMVFQDSDLYKMMEAMSNAIAMDSQGDQEIIAKQAEFKAKLNEWISLVEAAQEKDGYLDTLYSAGYSDNQGNKFTIKDRFTNFSNHELYCMGHFIECAVANYRATGDKRLYNVAIKLADLLDNTFGPSPKRTEVPGHPEVEKALVYLSQLTDEISGKGTGDKYWKLAKFFIDERGKDKDKRTSGYNGDEYSIDVQPVTDLTKAPDGAHAVRAAFLFTGMADVAKINKDQSYLSVLDKLWDNLTNAKMYVTGGIGNTGSGEALGKDYDHPNQTSYLETCASLANGQFNKEMNSIYGDGEYVDILEKTLYNGTLVGVNLKGDEFTYSNPLQTSVSSRRSDWFSCACCPPNLMRTIASIGGNIYAQKDDNVYVNLYIGSETTIDVKASKVKIKQTSNYPWDGNITLSIDPTAAASFPVKLRIPGWETAGNYTVKVNGQDVDKTLDKGYVTINRIWKAGDKVTLNLPMDIQRIKADSRVAVDEGRVAFQRGPLVYCLEGTENNNIDVNNYVIKKDVKLTSEYKPDLLNGVTVIKGTAQAGKPNDYKTTDFTAIPYYAWNNVKDGGTSMVVWVMDTEPPYVAPTIASKAKASTSYCSSWEHLDAINNQCEPKDSHDRSNNVYGNWDKHGKQWVQYDFDKAYTISSSDVYWFTDDGGIQLPSKWNLQYFDAATSTWKDVEPVNQYHQLKYGVEPDKYNTCEFKTVTTTKLRLNVWAGKDQGGTEQSSGIIQWKVNEHSSDVSIDNFVVNSTFNLTSLQPGKILDAKTTVTNNKGFTKSVLAIVGLYDGNDKMVNVSFISKIISAGATESLDAGFKLPSDTTNYKVKVFVWDGTDLSSSAMQPISNMVTLP
- a CDS encoding beta-L-arabinofuranosidase domain-containing protein, with translation MNKKSISALICFTMCMSTLQGVPLEKVSAANDTNISLGQDVGKNKDKTLNTSVKEDTASVVAKYNFDNANENKILDASGNGNDATLVGGAKLIPGKNGSSVELNGDDGYVQLPDGIVKGLTDFTITAWVYMESSQGYQRIFDFGNDTTTNMFLTSSGGNAGAKGLAFCITTGGSSKEEKIQKGTELESGKWVHVALVVSGNTGTLYENGKKVGENTNMTLNPSKLGVTTKNYIGKSQYGDPNFHGQVDDFCIYNRALSDTEIAGMLQLSDKDIVEGDKASINICDTAVSDLVLPITGPSGSNISWKSDNENVISNTGKVTPPLSGQPDVKVKLTATITRGSESDTREFNVIVKAGLSDEECVKKDKEAIYIGNIFTIDSDLKLPIAGANGSTITWKSKNTSVITNDGKVTRPESGSGNVNVVLIATISKGSVKDTREFDATVVQKTKESKIISIPDIDLETSLGTAPELPTVVTVTKDDKSVGLANVTWENVDASKYAATGSFKVEGTVEGTTIKAVANVRVSPFTVKTKFNMDKLQAGKMLTASVKATNADVNSTQVLVIVGLFDKDDTMKNISYISKEIKPEGSEDLDAGFKLPEDINGYKAKAFVWGGTNLNDTNMQPLSRVSELTTDSTVVSSLAAKDFDLGKVTLQSSIFTDHRDKDYTYLLSVNDDQMLYNFRSAAGLDLKGAQPLTGWDAPDCNLRGHSTGHYLSALALAYASSGDVKFKNKIDYMIDELKKCQDAMSVKYSPGFLSGYSEDQFIKLEQYTTYPTIWAPYYTLHKIMAGLVDCYQFGGNAQALQIAKKMGDWVYGRLSKLPKDQLQKMWGMYIAGEFGGMNEVMAKLYAITGDEKYLTTAKYFDNPKLFIPMANNKDTLGGMHANQHIPQIIGALQIFDENKDPNYYNIASNFWNMVTGHHIYSIGGTGEGEMFKDADKIAEFIDDKDAETCATYNMLKLTRNLFLHNTDAKYMDYYERALYNNILGSQDPSSGTGGSCYFTPLGPGEQRGYDTDGFSCCHGTGMENHVKYGDSIYFKSEDKSTLYVNLYIPSTLDFQEKGFKISQTGDYLTNQGTTITVDGEGQLDIKLRVPYWVQKGYTVKINGIQQKIAAAPGSYITLSRVWAKGDKIDISMPFSFRLERTPDDPTKASIMYGPLVMVGKSDSTDWIKLNLDSMDISKSIAPTDDPLTFNTNGITLVPEYKASDCAYHAYFIVNK